A single region of the Leptodactylus fuscus isolate aLepFus1 chromosome 5, aLepFus1.hap2, whole genome shotgun sequence genome encodes:
- the DUSP26 gene encoding dual specificity protein phosphatase 26 — MTSRYFYRSSLVREPLQRGGPLSVYELEKILYTGKSIRNHADEVWPGLYLGDQEIAANNGQLYRMGITHILNASHSRLRGGADNYKGMNVLYMGIDAQDSPTFDMSVHFYPAADFIHQALRGRGQILVHCAVGVSRSATLVLAYLMIYHHKTLVEAINTVKDRRGIIPNRGFLRQLLELDRTLRGKH, encoded by the exons ATGACTTCCAGATATTTTTATCGCAGCTCGTTGGTTAGGGAACCATTACAACGAGGCGGTCCTTTAAGTGTGTACGAACTGGAAAAGATCCTATATACTGGGAAATCTATACGGAACCATGCGGATGAGGTGTGGCCAGGGCTCTACTTGGGAGATCA GGAGATAGCGGCGAATAATGGTCAGCTCTATCGGATGGGAATCACTCACATCCTGAATGCTTCGCACAGTCGCTTAAGAGGAGGAGCAGACAACTACAAAGGAATGAATGTTTTGTACATGGGGATAGATGCCCAAGACTCCCCCACATTTGACATGAGTGTACATTTCTATCCAGCAGCAGATTTTATTCACCAGGCCCTGAGAGGAAGAG GTCAAATTTTGGTCCATTGTGCTGTGGGGGTGAGCAGATCGGCAACGCTGGTCCTTGCCTATCTCATGATTTATCATCATAAGACTTTGGTTGAAGCTATCAACACGGTGAAGGACCGAAGAGGAATTATCCCTAACCGTGGATTTCTTCGTCAGCTACTGGAGCTGGACCGCACCTTGAGGGGAAAGCACTAG